Proteins co-encoded in one Armatimonadia bacterium genomic window:
- a CDS encoding sulfite exporter TauE/SafE family protein, giving the protein MSLQEILLPLLAITFGASVLQGAIGFGFGLVAVAALSLFLPVRACTPVVAILNAPVIVYVFWSLRRSVVWSRLTPVLIGVLVGIPFGVFVLKLWPNALLLRILGVILLFTAFRTIKGGRNGNGEDCDEAPLRPWLDRIVSVSVGAASGALGGAFNTGGPPVIAWVYSRPWTKEQRTATVQAVFFLSSFARILTMASAGLYTRDLVMAGLIGVPVGILGALAGYAIFKRVPRRALEIITALFLVFMGLKLILAPGG; this is encoded by the coding sequence ATGAGCTTACAGGAAATCCTGCTCCCCCTTCTCGCAATCACCTTCGGTGCGTCGGTGCTTCAGGGCGCTATCGGCTTCGGCTTTGGCCTGGTCGCCGTAGCAGCCCTCTCGCTGTTCCTGCCCGTGCGTGCCTGCACTCCCGTCGTCGCAATCCTCAATGCCCCCGTCATCGTGTACGTGTTCTGGAGCCTGCGGCGCTCGGTCGTCTGGTCGCGCCTGACTCCCGTCCTGATCGGCGTCCTCGTGGGCATCCCCTTTGGCGTCTTCGTCCTCAAGCTGTGGCCCAATGCACTCCTACTCCGCATCCTCGGTGTCATCCTGCTCTTCACAGCCTTCCGCACCATCAAGGGCGGTCGCAACGGCAACGGAGAGGACTGTGACGAAGCCCCCTTACGTCCCTGGCTCGACCGAATCGTCAGCGTCTCTGTCGGCGCAGCAAGTGGCGCCCTCGGTGGCGCCTTCAATACGGGTGGACCGCCGGTCATCGCCTGGGTCTACTCGCGCCCCTGGACCAAGGAGCAGCGCACCGCCACGGTACAGGCCGTCTTCTTCCTCAGCAGCTTCGCGCGCATCCTCACCATGGCCAGTGCCGGGCTCTACACACGCGATCTGGTCATGGCCGGTCTCATCGGAGTGCCTGTGGGCATCCTCGGCGCCCTGGCCGGTTATGCCATCTTCAAGCGTGTCCCTCGCCGGGCGCTGGAGATCATCACAGCCCTCTTCCTGGTCTTCATG